The stretch of DNA TCAGGCAGTGCCCTAGTGCATCGATCATTCTGTTTGCCTCTGCCTTTTCAAAAGTCCAACCCACTCCAACCTCCTCATAGGGATTATAATGCTGGACTGTGTCTCGGAGACCTCCAACCGCATGAACCACTGGGACAGTGCCGTACATCATGGCATATAGCTGGTTCAGCCCACAAGGCTCAAACCTTGACGGCATTAACAGTATATCAGCCCCTGCAGTCATACGATGAGCCAACCGGACAGAAAAACCAACCCAGCCCCTAACCCTGTCATAATGCTGGCTCTCGAGTCGCCTCAATGTATCTTCAAGGTCTTGTCTTCCAGTACCCAACATAATTAACTGTACATCTTGGCCAGCAATCCATGGCATTGCTTCTGCTATCAGGTCTACACCTTTCTGATGGTCTAACCGCCCTATGAAAGCAATGACAGGAACATCACCTCGAACCGGGAGGCCAAGCTCTTTCTGCAATGCTTCTTTACATTGTGCTTTACCTGTCTGAACTGTTTCTAAAGAATAGTTAGTATACCCATCAGATTGTAGGTGGACATCATGCCTGGGATTCCAATCTGTTGTATCAACACCATTTACAATACCCTGGAATTTCCAATCATTTTCACCAATGATGCTATGAAGGCCCCAACCGCCATCAGGTGTTTTGAGCTCCCATGCATACCCATGGCTAACAGTAAGCAAACGGTCAGCAGCTTTAATACCAGCTGCAAAAATGTTTAGATGATCACCTCCAAATGGGTCATAGAGTTTGAACTGATCCATATAATGACCTGGCAAATCCAGGTAATTGAAGTCATCTATTGGGCCACGACCCTGGAACGAGAAATTGAAATTAACTCAGGAACAGATAGCATAGTGAGATAATTATTAGTTTATTATAATTGGAGTCATCCGAATGGATAAAATATTTATAGAGTAACATCAGTGCTAACATAAACAGGTTATAGAGTATAGCAACTACTATGTACAAGTTGACCTAGAATTGAAACATGGGATTATGGTAAATATAGAGGACagcaaaatagaagttgtcTGTAAAAGTATCTGAACAGTGACGACATGAACCACTCAATACTTTCGCAATCCTGTTGAAAGTGCTATTTTTATGGATCTCTACAAGTTTAGTTATGCATGTTTAGCTGGGGTTGTAACTGTATTTTGTTCAGGCATTCTAGTACATTCCATTATTTTTTGGTGCAAAACTGCAAGTATGCAAGGCACAACCTATTTCCTAGAATTCCTATCTGAGACCATGCTAATCATCATGTCCATTTTTTACGTACTAATGTCTACCATGATTTGCATGAGTTATGATGCATCAGAACTTCAGAAGGCTCTAACTGTCATATGGTTCACCTATGTAGAAATAAGTCCACTTGAATATTTCATATGAAGTGCAAGAAGTATGTTAACTTACCTCAAATACTCGTGGCATGTGCCCTTGAGGATAAAGGTGCAGCATGTAATTGTGTACCTTACTAGATTTATTGTATAGAATTTGAAGTTAGGGATATCAAGTTTTGCCCATTTACCCGTATGTTCTTGTTTTTATGCCCACAGGTGCATTCATGACCACAAAGTCTCACCTGACAGGTAAGCATGGGAATGTTCCACCCCACCCATGCCCATCACCCATTCACCTATGTATTAACCTGACATATGAATCCAGACACAATGATACATACAAACCCTACCCTAGGCAACAAAGTTCATAATTTAGGCACCTTTCCTCACTTTTCCTCTCTCCACCTCACCCCACACACATCCAGGCAGCGTGTATCCCCACTCTCCTGGCTCCAGCCACTCACCTGCCTTGGCACCTTCATTGGTTGCCTCTTACCTGCTGCCATCCAACCGCTCAATGCCTCCCCCTGGGTTCCAGACCAACATCAAAGAAGCTTCTACACTTTAAGGGCCCAGTTCAAAGATGGTATTCTAGACAAACTTTCTAATCAGAGAGGCCAGCCTCAAATGTCTTGAGGAATCATCACAAGGAATTGCAGCAGATAGGGGCTTTTTTACACGATTTATGTTGTTTGTTGCTTCAGAATAATTTTCCTGGTGCATAATTTGGCCTTCTCTTTGTAACTTGTTCATAACttggatttttttaaatatgatTGTGGACTTCTTTTCTTCTTGATATCTTTACTACTTCTGCTCATGTAACTGACTAAAAAGTCAGTGCTTTGCATAATACCTGTCATGTGGgcaaatgtaaattttttaaatatctTCCTTCTGTCTGGGCACTCTTTTAAGATAACATTTGGCAGTCAAAAGGGCATGTGCATAGTTAAGAGGCATAGATAAAGTTATATTTGCACCCACATCTCaggctgaggttaaaaaaacCCCTCGTCTGCCTACACGCCAAAGCACATGGAAATAGATTCCGGCTCACCCCGGCCCGCTCTCACACGGGTTACGATATGGGTTACGACACCCTTGTGtaagggtggggcaggggttcgggggttttctcggcctGCGTGAGAGGTCTTCTTCTTACATTAATGCTCGGGGGGCGGTTTGCCCCTCccaggtcgagttttttttctttttatatttgcACCCACATGTGCACAGTTAAGCCCATAGCAGATGGTAAATAGCATGCCTGCACATGGGCTAAAATTGTCCAGCAGGTACTGGCATGGTTGCATGGGTCATTACTACCTTTTCGCACTGGACGTAACTATCATCCCTGTTAGATaggaaacaccacacacccaatTGGGGGGATgacctttcatatatatagccaaGATGACTTGGTGTACAAGGATATAATCTCCTAACTAGGAAGGTTATCAATCACCTATACAAGGCAATGTACAGCCGGTTATACATATATCTAACAATCCCTACCCCCTCGAATGGAGTATATAATTTTCCATTAACTACTACAACAATAAAGCCTTTAGTGCTAATCAAGTTGGGGAAGGCTAGACAGAAACCCAAACAAGATCCACCAACAATGGGGACAAAAAAGGTAAAAAAGGCACAGTAAATATTAGTAATAGCAATATTTCCTATAACTGCTACAAGTAAAATCCAGTACATAGGACACAAAAGGTAATAGTAACGAAAAACAATCTTTACCTGATGTGCTATGTTGTGTATCACAAGAACAGAACGGGCATAGGTCATAAAACCATTGTCGCGGTAGTACGCCTTCAGATAAACGGGCAGTAATGCAGTATGCCAATCGTTTGCAATGAACAGAAGATTTCCATCACCATAGCAAAAGCCACCACAGGGAACATACCATTGAACCTAAAATAATGTTTGCTATAAGCATATCACAGAAGACAATGATAGAGAAATGAAAATGTTAAATAAAGGCCACCCACGTAGGCAATATTTGAGCTGGAAAAGTCTGTATTAAAATGGGCACTCAGACAGGGCAAATGGTAAAGTCATAAAGGTATATTCTTTTATAGTCATAAGAATCGGGATGCATCTGAAGGACTAGTGAAAAGATAAACTAAATATTTGAAGATGGTCGGCATATAAATTCATAATTCCCAACTATACAATTCTTTTTAAATTTGCAGCAGATTGTTGACTGTGTAACTAGACATCTTAGATGCTAATTTTTGAACTACAAATGTAATAACCAAGAGAGATTACCTCTACAGCTGCTTTGCACAACAAAACCATTCGTTTCAAGATATCCTGAAGATAGATGTTAATCTGCTTAGTGCTGATAATAGACAACCCAAAAAGGCAAGAACTGACCGCTAGATAGTATAAATCTCATCTCAGCTTTAGGTATCAGCAAATGAAGTGGCGGGATACTTACAGTTCGGTTTCCACCATAAATTTCACTCTCAACATGGTGGAAGATAGGATTGTCGATGAAAACAAAATCCACACCATCTATGTATGCATGGTAATACTTTACCTCCATATCCTGTCCAAACAAATCATATTTTCCAAGAGGAGCCCTAATCAATATGATCATATGCAAGCTAATATAAAATGATGGCAGAGGAAAATACCTGCCCTGCGACTTGATACTTCCTTGGCTCTCCTATCTCTTGTGGTTCCTTATAGTCGCCATATTTTGGAACTACTACCTACAAAAACCACAAGAAGCAATAATATATTAAGCATTCAAGTACTTCCCCCATGTGGCTTTTGAAATTTTAGTTAATATTGCACACAAAAGACACAGAAACAGAACTATCATCCCAAGCTACCTACGAATGTTGCATCGTGCATTTCTGAATTTCAGCTATAGCACACGTATTTTTCAAATGTAAAGTGCTCGATATTCCtcatgttggtgtatatgttaGCCCATGTAGAGagacccatctagaggcccatgtatagtaTCTTTATATCCcatccttctagggtttggtggaatacaagccattattctctccatcatggtATCAAAGCCTGAGACgtcacccgccagtcatccatcgggattctcggcatatccatcccatggtgactcggcggatggcatctcaggccgcgactctctccgccaccgagggagagccgcgggtctc from Panicum virgatum strain AP13 chromosome 9K, P.virgatum_v5, whole genome shotgun sequence encodes:
- the LOC120650966 gene encoding soluble starch synthase 2-1, chloroplastic/amyloplastic-like isoform X1, whose amino-acid sequence is MASSTFLVAPAVLRPRGASPPAACGGGCCCRSCSAPSGGLVPRASARAPSRRRRSPPCAHPVRLCVSAGAGWPVVLRGSGSSNRGFEKGLSAAATHAEASGQVGDDDEDMAHVTNEALRATIRKSKEVLARHKIILEQCMLMLYCLLNYMMMLWMMICRQLIQISEKKKLISVLAESSIHNDQEPHSGQSDSSFSNLNTVSEGEEIDYSRQTYLATHAQPSEFDTTYGESIYDQSEYYESVEDEDTDFNRSFGEDNYGNYYQYDSFHRAAPSVYQPEAANGMDHRYMAQISEASEKDQSVNEGANGNPAASGGVDVMNVILVAAECAPWSKTGGLGDVAGALPKALARRGHRVMVVVPKYGDYKEPQEIGEPRKYQVAGQDMEVKYYHAYIDGVDFVFIDNPIFHHVESEIYGGNRTDILKRMVLLCKAAVEVQWYVPCGGFCYGDGNLLFIANDWHTALLPVYLKAYYRDNGFMTYARSVLVIHNIAHQGRGPIDDFNYLDLPGHYMDQFKLYDPFGGDHLNIFAAGIKAADRLLTVSHGYAWELKTPDGGWGLHSIIGENDWKFQGIVNGVDTTDWNPRHDVHLQSDGYTNYSLETVQTGKAQCKEALQKELGLPVRGDVPVIAFIGRLDHQKGVDLIAEAMPWIAGQDVQLIMLGTGRQDLEDTLRRLESQHYDRVRGWVGFSVRLAHRMTAGADILLMPSRFEPCGLNQLYAMMYGTVPVVHAVGGLRDTVQHYNPYEEVGVGWTFEKAEANRMIDALGHCLNTYRNYRSSWEGIQRRGMMQDLSWDNAAKLYEEVLVAAKYQW
- the LOC120650966 gene encoding soluble starch synthase 2-1, chloroplastic/amyloplastic-like isoform X2, translating into MASSTFLVAPAVLRPRGASPPAACGGGCCCRSCSAPSGGLVPRASARAPSRRRRSPPCAHPVRLCVSAGAGWPVVLRGSGSSNRGFEKGLSAAATHAEASGQVGDDDEDMAHVTNEALRATIRKSKEVLARHKIILEQISEKKKLISVLAESSIHNDQEPHSGQSDSSFSNLNTVSEGEEIDYSRQTYLATHAQPSEFDTTYGESIYDQSEYYESVEDEDTDFNRSFGEDNYGNYYQYDSFHRAAPSVYQPEAANGMDHRYMAQISEASEKDQSVNEGANGNPAASGGVDVMNVILVAAECAPWSKTGGLGDVAGALPKALARRGHRVMVVVPKYGDYKEPQEIGEPRKYQVAGQDMEVKYYHAYIDGVDFVFIDNPIFHHVESEIYGGNRTDILKRMVLLCKAAVEVQWYVPCGGFCYGDGNLLFIANDWHTALLPVYLKAYYRDNGFMTYARSVLVIHNIAHQGRGPIDDFNYLDLPGHYMDQFKLYDPFGGDHLNIFAAGIKAADRLLTVSHGYAWELKTPDGGWGLHSIIGENDWKFQGIVNGVDTTDWNPRHDVHLQSDGYTNYSLETVQTGKAQCKEALQKELGLPVRGDVPVIAFIGRLDHQKGVDLIAEAMPWIAGQDVQLIMLGTGRQDLEDTLRRLESQHYDRVRGWVGFSVRLAHRMTAGADILLMPSRFEPCGLNQLYAMMYGTVPVVHAVGGLRDTVQHYNPYEEVGVGWTFEKAEANRMIDALGHCLNTYRNYRSSWEGIQRRGMMQDLSWDNAAKLYEEVLVAAKYQW